A genomic window from Litoribacterium kuwaitense includes:
- a CDS encoding ECF transporter S component: MGVKRILLSLSFLSFSLAGLFLWYAKYGLSIVMLFVGTLLSFVLHLEQRALEAREVVLLSSLAAIAALGRLPFAALPSIQATSFVVIMTGVTFGSTAGFLVGAVAACASNIFLGQGLWTPFQMVAWGMMGVGAGWLGRHDRLTLRTPLSIYGAVTGLLFGWWMNLSVLLPFLDTLSWEVIAFTYVQSIWFDAAHAVSNVIFLTMLSPAWLRLLKRYRDVYGLLNAKPKHDL; encoded by the coding sequence ATGGGCGTAAAACGTATACTGCTCTCCTTGTCCTTTTTGTCCTTTTCGCTCGCCGGACTATTTCTGTGGTATGCAAAATACGGACTTTCTATTGTTATGCTTTTTGTCGGTACACTGCTGAGCTTCGTTCTCCATTTGGAACAAAGGGCCTTAGAAGCGCGGGAGGTTGTCCTCCTGTCGAGCTTGGCTGCCATTGCAGCCCTCGGGCGTTTGCCCTTTGCTGCCCTTCCTTCTATTCAGGCAACATCGTTTGTCGTCATTATGACAGGGGTTACTTTTGGGTCGACCGCAGGATTTTTAGTCGGTGCGGTCGCAGCTTGTGCATCAAATATTTTTCTCGGTCAAGGGCTGTGGACGCCCTTTCAAATGGTCGCCTGGGGAATGATGGGGGTTGGTGCGGGATGGCTAGGGCGGCACGACCGCCTCACTTTAAGAACGCCGCTCTCGATATACGGGGCTGTGACAGGATTGCTATTCGGTTGGTGGATGAACTTGTCTGTTCTTCTCCCTTTCTTAGATACACTCTCATGGGAAGTGATCGCCTTTACGTATGTGCAAAGTATTTGGTTTGATGCCGCTCACGCAGTATCCAACGTGATTTTTTTGACAATGCTTTCACCCGCATGGCTCCGTTTGCTGAAGCGTTACCGAGACGTATACGGCTTATTAAACGCAAAGCCAAAACACGACCTGTGA